The Alkalibacter rhizosphaerae genomic sequence GAAGACATTCTGTTTGAAAAGAAATTATTGAAATTTTCCGCTTTAGGAGCCGTATTTTTTGCTGCAGCCGGAATCGTGTTGGGAGTTTTTTCCGGTTCCCAGATGATCCTCTTTGACGGACTTTATTCCCTTTCCAGTGTAGTGTTGTCACTATTGTCTTTGGCAGCCACCAACTTCATCCACAAAAAAGACAAACGATTCCCTTTTGGTAAAGACATCGTGGAACCCCTCTGGGTCATCGTTAAATACATCGTTCTGCTTGTCCTTGTAGGCTCCACCGGAGTTTCCGCCTTTCGATCCCTTTTTCAAGGTGGTCGAGAGATCGTCATGGGTGCGGCACTTGGATATTCCGGCATCGGCAGCCTGGTCTGTCTGATCGTATATCTGATCCTTCGAAAGAAATCTAAAAATACGGCATCGGCTTTGGTCAAAGCAGAATCTACCCAGTGGTTTGTGGATACCATGCTCAGCTTCGGTGTATTGGCCGGCTTCGGGATCTCTTTCCTGATCCAGCAATTCGTACCAGCATGGCATGGGATCCTGCCTTACGTAGACCCTATCATGGTAGTACTGGCAACCCTCTATTTCATCAAGATCCCCGTCTTGGAGATTCGAAAAGCCATGCGGGAAGTTCTTGAAATGTGTCCCGACGATACGGTCACGGACAAGATCAACGGTCAGGTGGCTTTGATGGAAGACAAATATGAAATGAACGAATCTTTTGTTCGCATCGCCAAGGTCGGCAAAACCTTATGGATCGAAATCGATTTTGTGGTAAAAGGATCCACCAAGGTAAAAACCATTTCCGACCAGGACCGGCTGCGGGAAGAGCTATCCAACTACATCGAAGGATTCAGCAAAGGTAACTGGCTGACGGTATCCTTCACCAATGCACGAAAATGGGCTGTCTGAGGACGGCCCTTTTGTGTTAAGATAAGTAGGAATATCATAGTAGAAAGGATGGATGACACGCAGTGATCAGAAAAAAAACAGGCAGCATCTTGCTGATAATGACACTTTTATTTGGACTTTTTGGACTGGCTGGATGCAAAGCGCCAGCCGATGAAGAACCTGTGAACGAAGATCTGCAGATCCAACAGGAGATCATGGAATCAAATCGGAAAGCGGATCAGGATCTGTGGCAAGAGATCAATAAAGGAGATCATACTTTTCAGGATCCATATATTGCACCGGATCCATTTGGCGTATCTCCCTTGACGGGGGTGGTCGGATTTAAAAATACGGAACCTGTCGGCGTGATGGTGACCATACCAGGCGACGTGCCTACTGACTCCGTCACTTATGAGTTGGCCGCTGCCAAGGAACATATGGTGCCCATCATTGGATTGTACCCCAACAGGATCAACACGGTCACCCTTTCACTGATCGATGCCAATGGTACTACCCTGGACGAAAAAGAAATCGAATTTGAAACGACGGCATTGCCGGAGACCCTTGAAAATGCCGTAGAAATCACACATGCAGAAGCTGAACCGATCCCCGGTCTCACCCTGGTATCCGGAGGGTTCATGCGACATCCCTACATGTATGACACCTCCGGAATGATCCGATGGTATCTGGAAGTGGAAACCGACGCCCATGGATATTTCCCGGCAGAAAACGGCCGCTTCTTTCTTATTGGAGGGTATGGATCCATTCCAACAGAGACCCGGGATTATGCCCGTTTCGTCTTTGACATGGACTACCTGGGTCGCTTGCACAAGGTTTATGACATCCCCGGAGGGATCCACCATGAGATCGTGGAAAAGGAACCAGGGGGTAATTTGCTTATTTTGGGCAACTCCCTGGAAGGACATGTGGAAGACACCATTGCAGAGGTCCATCGGGAAACCGGTGAAATCGTTCGGGAGATCAACTTTGCCGATTATATTTCCGGAACCAAGTACAATGAGCGCTACGACTGGGCCCATATCAATTCCCTCTCCTATGACCGTAGTGACGGCACCATGATCTTGTCTCCAAGAGATGTCTCCTCCGTCGTAAAGATCGACTGGGACAAGGAAGAGATCCTATGGATCCTGTCCGATCCGGAAATGTGGGAAGGGACTGCCTACGAATCCTATGTGCTCCAACCTGTCGGTGATACCATGTGGCACTATGAGCAGCACGCAGCTTTTGAGATCCACTCCGATATCGACAATGATCCGGACACCTTGGACTTGATGCTCTTTGACAACCGAACCATCCGAAACGAATTGAACGACGTTCCCATCAAAGGGGATGAAAACCGGTCCTCCATCACCCAGTATGCCATCGACGAGGAGGCCAAAACCGTCGTTCAAGTACGTCGCTTCCCCAACAGTCATGCCATCATCACATCCAACTTCGAGCTTTATCCAGAAAAAGACCGACTCCTAGCCAACCATGGCAGCGTACGTCCCAAT encodes the following:
- a CDS encoding cation diffusion facilitator family transporter; translation: MMSEDILFEKKLLKFSALGAVFFAAAGIVLGVFSGSQMILFDGLYSLSSVVLSLLSLAATNFIHKKDKRFPFGKDIVEPLWVIVKYIVLLVLVGSTGVSAFRSLFQGGREIVMGAALGYSGIGSLVCLIVYLILRKKSKNTASALVKAESTQWFVDTMLSFGVLAGFGISFLIQQFVPAWHGILPYVDPIMVVLATLYFIKIPVLEIRKAMREVLEMCPDDTVTDKINGQVALMEDKYEMNESFVRIAKVGKTLWIEIDFVVKGSTKVKTISDQDRLREELSNYIEGFSKGNWLTVSFTNARKWAV
- a CDS encoding aryl-sulfate sulfotransferase, giving the protein MIRKKTGSILLIMTLLFGLFGLAGCKAPADEEPVNEDLQIQQEIMESNRKADQDLWQEINKGDHTFQDPYIAPDPFGVSPLTGVVGFKNTEPVGVMVTIPGDVPTDSVTYELAAAKEHMVPIIGLYPNRINTVTLSLIDANGTTLDEKEIEFETTALPETLENAVEITHAEAEPIPGLTLVSGGFMRHPYMYDTSGMIRWYLEVETDAHGYFPAENGRFFLIGGYGSIPTETRDYARFVFDMDYLGRLHKVYDIPGGIHHEIVEKEPGGNLLILGNSLEGHVEDTIAEVHRETGEIVREINFADYISGTKYNERYDWAHINSLSYDRSDGTMILSPRDVSSVVKIDWDKEEILWILSDPEMWEGTAYESYVLQPVGDTMWHYEQHAAFEIHSDIDNDPDTLDLMLFDNRTIRNELNDVPIKGDENRSSITQYAIDEEAKTVVQVRRFPNSHAIITSNFELYPEKDRLLANHGSVRPNADSPLSDMYGEIFEYEYSTGKLLHSVRLRYGFYRAHRITLDGNASARPMEN